One segment of Agrococcus sp. ProA11 DNA contains the following:
- a CDS encoding SDR family oxidoreductase translates to MNGRRILVTGATGYVGGRLAPRLVDAGHEVRVLARDPGRLRGASWADSVEIVQGDLEVQGDVARAVDGVDVVFHLVHAMAAGGDFASAELEQARHVATAAKAAGVSRIVYLSGLHPEGEQLSKHLASRVAVGDALLASGVPTLVLEAGIVIGSGSASFEMIRHLTEVLPYMPAPRWVRNFVQPIAVRDVLHYLVAAATVPDDVHGAFDIGGPDVLRYGQVMNGYALEAGLPQRPIAPLPVLTPWLASQWVNLVTPVPRAIAMPLIGSLLHDCVVEERRIDAVIPPPEEGLMGYREAVRLALARERAGDIESSWRSASAAGAPSDPLPSDPAWSGSTVYEDARERTTSAPPEAVWEVVEAIGGEHGWYSVPLLWSLRGIADRLVGGVGLRRGRRDPARLREGDTVDWWRVERIERGSLLRLRAEMKVPGRAWIEFRVEPIDNGGSERTRYSQRAIFLPSGLTGRLYWWSLVPAHHVIFEAMAARIVAAAEARAAG, encoded by the coding sequence ATGAACGGCAGACGGATCCTGGTGACCGGTGCGACCGGCTACGTCGGAGGTCGGCTCGCGCCGCGACTCGTCGATGCGGGCCACGAGGTGCGGGTGCTCGCCCGCGACCCAGGCCGCCTGCGTGGCGCCTCGTGGGCGGACTCGGTGGAGATCGTGCAGGGCGACCTCGAGGTGCAGGGCGACGTCGCTCGCGCGGTCGACGGGGTCGACGTGGTCTTCCACCTCGTGCACGCGATGGCGGCCGGCGGGGACTTCGCGAGCGCCGAGCTCGAGCAGGCACGGCACGTCGCGACGGCGGCCAAGGCTGCCGGGGTGAGCAGGATCGTCTACCTCTCGGGCCTGCACCCCGAGGGCGAGCAGCTCTCGAAGCACCTGGCGTCCCGCGTCGCCGTGGGGGATGCGCTGCTCGCCTCCGGCGTGCCGACGCTGGTGCTCGAGGCGGGCATCGTGATCGGCTCGGGCTCGGCATCCTTCGAGATGATCCGACACCTCACCGAGGTGCTGCCCTACATGCCCGCGCCCCGGTGGGTGCGCAACTTCGTGCAGCCGATCGCCGTGCGCGATGTGCTGCACTACCTGGTCGCGGCCGCGACGGTGCCCGACGACGTGCATGGCGCGTTCGACATCGGTGGGCCGGATGTGCTGCGCTACGGGCAGGTGATGAACGGCTACGCGCTCGAGGCGGGACTGCCGCAGCGACCGATCGCCCCGCTGCCGGTGCTGACGCCGTGGCTCGCCTCGCAGTGGGTGAACCTCGTGACGCCGGTGCCGCGAGCGATCGCGATGCCGCTGATCGGCTCGCTGCTGCACGACTGCGTGGTCGAGGAGCGCCGGATCGACGCCGTCATCCCGCCGCCGGAGGAAGGGCTGATGGGCTATCGCGAGGCCGTGCGGCTCGCGCTCGCGCGCGAGCGGGCCGGCGACATCGAGTCGAGCTGGCGATCGGCGTCGGCCGCCGGCGCACCGTCCGATCCGCTGCCGAGCGACCCGGCGTGGTCGGGCTCGACGGTCTACGAGGACGCGCGGGAGCGCACGACGAGCGCCCCGCCCGAGGCGGTGTGGGAGGTGGTCGAGGCCATCGGCGGCGAGCACGGCTGGTACTCGGTGCCGCTGCTATGGAGCCTGCGCGGCATCGCCGACCGACTGGTCGGCGGCGTGGGCCTGCGTCGCGGCCGCCGCGACCCGGCGCGGCTGCGCGAGGGCGACACGGTCGACTGGTGGCGCGTCGAGCGCATCGAGCGCGGCAGCCTGCTGCGCCTGCGCGCCGAGATGAAGGTGCCGGGGCGCGCGTGGATCGAGTTCCGGGTGGAGCCGATCGACAATGGCGGCTCCGAGCGCACGCGCTACAGCCAGCGCGCGATCTTCCTGCCCAGCGGGCTCACCGGGCGGCTCTACTGGTGGTCGCTGGTGCCCGCGCATCACGTGATCTTCGAGGCGATGGCGGCGCGCATCGTGGCGGCCGCGGAGGCGAGGGCCGCGGGATGA
- a CDS encoding prenyltransferase encodes MPERPQRTAGTGSIRPDSLARRMLLASRPVSWINTAFPFAAAMLLTTGAIDARLVIGTLFFLVPYNLAMYGINDVFDYASDAQNPRKGGIEGALLPPETHRATLAWSAGLALPFVVALVVLGSPASWAVLAVSLFAVVAYSAKGLRFKEVPVLDSVTSSTHFVSPAVYGLVLAGAEWTPQLVALLAAFFCWGMASHAFGAVQDVQPDRQAGIHSIATALGARGTVRLAIALWAAAGVLMLLTPWPASIAAVIAVPYLVLAAPFWSVRDDESATANRGWRRFLWVNYVSGFVVTMVSIAWAMGVR; translated from the coding sequence ATGCCTGAGCGTCCGCAGCGCACCGCCGGCACCGGCAGCATCCGCCCGGATTCGCTCGCACGCCGAATGCTGCTCGCGTCGCGACCGGTGAGCTGGATCAACACCGCGTTCCCCTTCGCGGCGGCCATGCTGCTGACGACCGGCGCCATCGACGCGCGCCTGGTCATCGGCACGCTGTTCTTCCTGGTGCCGTACAACCTCGCGATGTACGGCATCAACGACGTCTTCGACTACGCCTCCGATGCCCAGAACCCGCGCAAGGGCGGCATCGAGGGTGCGCTGCTGCCGCCCGAGACGCACCGCGCGACGCTCGCGTGGTCGGCGGGCCTGGCGCTGCCGTTCGTCGTCGCGCTCGTCGTGCTCGGCTCCCCGGCTTCCTGGGCGGTGCTGGCCGTGAGCCTGTTCGCTGTCGTCGCGTACTCGGCCAAGGGGCTGCGCTTCAAGGAGGTGCCGGTGCTCGACTCGGTCACCTCGAGCACCCACTTCGTCAGCCCTGCCGTCTACGGGCTCGTGCTCGCGGGCGCCGAGTGGACGCCGCAGCTGGTCGCCCTGCTGGCTGCGTTCTTCTGCTGGGGGATGGCGAGCCACGCGTTCGGCGCGGTGCAGGATGTGCAGCCGGATCGCCAGGCCGGCATCCACTCGATCGCGACCGCGCTCGGTGCTCGCGGCACGGTGCGGCTCGCCATCGCCCTGTGGGCGGCGGCCGGCGTGCTGATGCTGCTGACGCCCTGGCCGGCCTCGATTGCCGCGGTCATCGCCGTGCCCTACCTCGTGCTGGCGGCGCCCTTCTGGAGCGTGCGTGACGACGAGAGCGCGACCGCGAATCGCGGCTGGCGGCGGTTCCTGTGGGTGAACTACGTGAGCGGCTTCGTCGTCACGATGGTGAGCATTGCGTGGGCGATGGGAGTGCGATGA
- a CDS encoding MarR family transcriptional regulator, with the protein MDRDHVAIIIEQWRTERPDLDPSPIGIFGRLSRVTQRATEEIVGLYRRFDLNEGEFDILATLRRTGAPFALAPTALAEQTMVTKGAVSKRLDALASKGLVTREAADHDGRGRVVRLTDTGRSRIDDAVAAHLAQEHQMLEMLPARDRDALERILTTWALAYEARP; encoded by the coding sequence ATGGATCGCGACCATGTGGCAATCATCATCGAGCAGTGGCGCACCGAGCGGCCTGACCTCGACCCGTCCCCCATCGGGATCTTCGGGCGGCTCAGCCGCGTGACGCAGCGGGCGACTGAGGAGATCGTCGGGCTCTATCGGCGCTTCGACCTCAACGAGGGCGAGTTCGACATCCTCGCCACGCTGCGCCGCACGGGCGCACCCTTCGCGCTCGCGCCCACCGCCCTCGCCGAGCAGACGATGGTGACGAAGGGCGCGGTCTCCAAGCGCCTCGACGCCCTCGCGAGCAAGGGGCTCGTCACGCGCGAAGCCGCGGATCACGACGGGCGCGGTCGCGTCGTGCGCTTGACGGATACCGGTCGCTCACGGATCGACGACGCGGTCGCCGCGCACCTGGCGCAGGAGCATCAGATGCTCGAGATGCTGCCGGCACGTGACCGCGACGCGCTCGAGCGCATCCTCACGACGTGGGCGCTGGCCTACGAGGCTCGTCCGTGA
- a CDS encoding lycopene cyclase domain-containing protein: MSYALLLAAPLLATAILAVSTLRSDRRGWAALALAAAAVLTLTVAFDSLMIAIDLFRFDDALLLGLRLGLAPVEDLGYALIALFSVAAIWRLLGRARALDAGTRRADADA; this comes from the coding sequence ATGAGCTACGCCCTGCTGCTCGCCGCACCGCTGCTGGCCACGGCGATCCTGGCCGTCAGCACCCTGCGCAGCGACCGCCGCGGCTGGGCCGCGCTCGCGCTGGCGGCCGCCGCGGTGCTCACGCTCACGGTCGCCTTCGACTCCCTCATGATCGCGATCGACCTGTTCCGCTTCGACGACGCGTTGCTGCTCGGGCTGCGGCTGGGGCTGGCGCCGGTCGAGGACCTCGGCTACGCGCTCATCGCGCTCTTCTCCGTCGCCGCTATCTGGCGGCTGCTCGGCCGGGCGCGAGCGCTCGATGCGGGAACGCGACGGGCGGATGCCGATGCCTGA
- a CDS encoding pyrimidine dimer DNA glycosylase/endonuclease V, translated as MRLWSLHPAALDRQGLTACWREGLLAQAVLAGRTRGYTRHPQLLRFQQQPEPLESIGAYLAEVAAEADARGYRFDRARIDRVPTDGRPAPRIPVSEGQLAFELAHLRRKLTVRSPKMPLPAVPLPHPLFTVEPGPIAEWERPDPIVLPDDRTPAER; from the coding sequence ATGAGGCTCTGGTCGCTGCATCCCGCCGCGCTGGATCGGCAGGGGCTCACCGCCTGCTGGCGCGAGGGCCTGCTCGCCCAAGCTGTGCTCGCGGGCCGCACGCGCGGCTACACCCGGCACCCGCAGCTGCTGCGCTTCCAGCAGCAGCCGGAGCCGCTCGAGAGCATCGGCGCATACCTGGCCGAGGTGGCGGCCGAGGCGGATGCGCGCGGCTACCGCTTCGACCGGGCGCGCATCGACCGCGTGCCGACCGACGGCAGGCCGGCGCCGCGCATCCCGGTGAGCGAGGGCCAGCTGGCCTTCGAGCTCGCGCACCTGCGGCGCAAGCTCACCGTGCGCAGCCCGAAGATGCCGCTGCCTGCCGTGCCGCTGCCGCATCCGCTCTTCACCGTCGAACCGGGGCCCATCGCCGAGTGGGAGCGCCCCGACCCGATCGTTCTTCCCGATGACCGCACACCGGCAGAGAGGTAG
- a CDS encoding polyprenyl synthetase family protein: MIPVEEPTLLAEVEECIRQLATPTASHPVQLAASHAVHGGKLLRPRLVIAAAGERGDREAVVLTAAAIELLHAALLVHDDVIDDDDDRRGVASVARASREAAAASGITARVAARLGLTTAIVAGDALLVRALAAIARLDVPLEVRVQLVDIIERAMLRAAESEHDDVLLAGREADEGVIQRVLEGKTADYSFRAPLELGAVLGGRSPAAIAALGEIGLRLGVLYQLRDDVLGVFGDEQHTGKSVLSDIRAGTPTLLSALARRDPSWERIASDYGDPAADADAAERVRRVLRESGALASIEQRIGEGSATLRSLIDVAPVDEALRAELRQILERCVERTR, translated from the coding sequence GTGATCCCGGTCGAGGAGCCGACGCTGCTCGCCGAGGTCGAGGAGTGCATTCGGCAGCTCGCGACCCCGACCGCCTCGCACCCCGTGCAGCTGGCGGCCTCCCACGCGGTGCACGGCGGCAAGCTGCTGCGACCGCGCCTCGTGATCGCGGCAGCCGGAGAGCGCGGCGATCGCGAAGCCGTGGTGCTCACGGCGGCGGCGATCGAGCTGCTGCATGCTGCGCTGCTGGTGCACGACGATGTGATCGACGACGACGACGATCGCCGGGGCGTGGCGTCGGTCGCGCGCGCCTCCCGCGAGGCGGCCGCCGCCTCGGGCATCACCGCGCGCGTCGCGGCACGGCTCGGCCTCACCACCGCGATCGTGGCGGGCGACGCGCTGCTCGTCCGCGCGCTCGCGGCGATCGCGCGCCTCGACGTCCCGCTCGAGGTGCGCGTGCAGCTGGTCGACATCATCGAGCGCGCAATGCTCCGCGCCGCCGAGAGCGAGCACGATGACGTGCTGCTGGCGGGGCGCGAAGCCGATGAGGGCGTGATCCAGCGGGTGCTGGAGGGCAAGACGGCCGACTACTCCTTCCGCGCGCCGCTCGAGCTCGGTGCCGTGCTCGGAGGTCGCAGCCCGGCCGCGATCGCAGCACTCGGCGAGATCGGCCTGCGCTTGGGCGTGCTCTACCAGCTGCGCGACGACGTGCTGGGCGTCTTCGGCGACGAGCAGCACACCGGCAAGAGCGTGCTCAGCGACATCCGCGCCGGCACCCCGACGCTGCTCTCGGCCCTCGCGCGTCGCGACCCGTCGTGGGAGCGCATCGCGAGCGACTACGGCGATCCCGCCGCCGACGCCGACGCCGCCGAGCGCGTGCGGCGGGTACTGCGCGAGAGCGGCGCGCTCGCGTCGATCGAGCAGCGCATCGGCGAGGGCAGCGCGACGCTGCGGAGCCTGATCGACGTGGCCCCGGTCGACGAGGCGCTGCGGGCCGAGCTGCGGCAGATCCTCGAGCGCTGCGTGGAGCGCACCCGATGA
- a CDS encoding MarR family transcriptional regulator, with amino-acid sequence MTRTPPQHARERAMLDPRRMDATSQLVTELGLGDDDVEEIVDLFHSLRSWHEVAEEHSAAGRRFMQLGENDMRAIRFIMAVTRDGSVVTSTMLAAHLGITGPSVTKLLDRLERAGHIRRSQHPTDRRALSLVVTEHTRAAATATVGRDHARRFAVAAAMTSEDRRAATRFLRALAALPVIDHAAESQTA; translated from the coding sequence ATGACCCGCACGCCGCCGCAGCACGCACGCGAGCGCGCGATGCTCGATCCGCGCCGGATGGACGCCACCTCGCAGCTCGTGACCGAGCTGGGTCTCGGCGACGACGACGTGGAGGAGATCGTCGATCTCTTCCACTCGCTGCGCAGCTGGCACGAGGTCGCCGAGGAGCACAGCGCTGCGGGCCGCCGCTTCATGCAGCTGGGCGAGAACGACATGCGGGCGATCCGCTTCATCATGGCCGTGACGCGCGACGGCAGCGTCGTCACATCGACCATGCTCGCCGCGCACCTGGGGATCACGGGGCCGTCGGTGACGAAGCTGCTGGACCGGCTCGAGCGCGCCGGCCACATCCGTCGGTCGCAGCACCCGACCGACCGCCGGGCGCTCTCGCTCGTCGTCACGGAGCACACGCGCGCCGCGGCGACGGCGACCGTGGGGCGCGACCACGCGCGGCGCTTCGCGGTGGCGGCGGCAATGACCAGCGAGGATCGTCGTGCCGCGACGCGGTTCCTGCGCGCGCTCGCCGCGCTGCCGGTCATCGATCACGCCGCCGAGTCGCAGACGGCCTGA
- the crtI gene encoding phytoene desaturase family protein produces the protein MSRIVVIGGGVAGITSAGLLARDGHDVTLLERRPELGGRAGAWRSRGFTFDTGPSWMLMREPYEHAFRMLGSTLERELEIGRLDPAYRVLFEGECEPFEVSGDVETTIERFEAIEPGAGDRLRRYLRSATETATLATGGLLSNRFDSVGSFLGLGLTRRVPTLTRLLLQSLESRVARVVRDPRLRQVLGYPAVFLGTEPRSAPSMYHLMSHFDLVEGVWYPMGGFTKIVDALARLAAEAGATLRTGVGVRRILVEDGTARGVELDDGERIDADIVVSAVDGHATDTRLLAQVPSVARRGPRRWAARVAGPSAVLVMLGVDGPLPQLSHHTLLFAKDWQSGFDRIFGAEPERAIDGVTDPASLYVSRTSATDPSVAPAGQEALFVLVPVRPDIRLGAGGIDGAGDPDVELVADRAIAQIAEWTGIDDLASRIVTRRTIGPADFASDFDSWRGTALGPAHTLRQSAMLRGSTKHSEVRGLLLAGATTVPGIGVPMCLLSAELVVKHVRGDRSTGPLQPLDPAVPS, from the coding sequence ATGAGTCGCATCGTCGTCATCGGCGGCGGCGTCGCCGGCATCACCTCGGCCGGGCTGCTCGCGCGCGACGGGCACGACGTGACGCTGCTCGAGCGCCGGCCCGAGCTCGGCGGCCGCGCCGGCGCCTGGCGCTCGCGGGGCTTCACCTTCGACACCGGGCCGTCCTGGATGCTCATGCGCGAGCCGTACGAGCATGCGTTCCGCATGCTCGGGTCGACGCTCGAGCGCGAGCTCGAGATCGGGCGCCTGGATCCCGCCTACCGCGTGCTGTTCGAGGGCGAGTGCGAGCCCTTCGAGGTCTCCGGCGACGTCGAGACCACCATCGAGCGCTTCGAGGCCATCGAGCCCGGTGCTGGCGACCGGCTGCGACGCTACCTTCGCTCCGCGACCGAGACGGCGACGCTCGCGACCGGTGGACTGCTCTCCAACCGCTTCGACTCGGTCGGCTCGTTCCTGGGCCTCGGGCTGACGCGGCGGGTGCCGACGCTCACGCGCCTGCTGCTGCAGTCGCTCGAATCGCGCGTGGCGCGGGTCGTGCGCGATCCGCGCCTGCGACAGGTGCTCGGCTACCCCGCGGTGTTCCTCGGCACGGAGCCCCGGTCGGCGCCCTCGATGTACCACCTGATGAGCCACTTCGACCTCGTCGAGGGCGTCTGGTACCCGATGGGCGGCTTCACGAAGATCGTGGATGCGCTCGCGCGGCTTGCCGCGGAGGCGGGAGCCACGCTCCGCACCGGCGTCGGCGTGCGCCGCATCCTCGTCGAGGACGGCACGGCGCGCGGCGTCGAGCTCGACGACGGCGAGCGGATCGACGCCGACATCGTGGTCTCGGCCGTCGACGGCCATGCGACTGACACGCGACTGCTGGCGCAGGTGCCGAGCGTCGCGCGCCGGGGCCCACGCCGCTGGGCCGCCAGGGTCGCCGGGCCATCCGCCGTGCTCGTGATGCTCGGCGTCGACGGGCCGCTGCCGCAGCTGAGCCACCACACGCTGCTGTTCGCGAAGGACTGGCAGAGCGGCTTCGACCGGATCTTCGGCGCGGAGCCCGAGCGCGCGATCGACGGGGTCACCGATCCCGCCTCGCTGTACGTCAGCCGCACCTCCGCCACCGACCCCTCGGTCGCACCCGCGGGGCAGGAGGCGCTGTTCGTGCTGGTGCCCGTGCGCCCCGACATCCGGCTCGGGGCCGGCGGCATCGACGGCGCCGGCGACCCCGATGTCGAGCTGGTCGCCGATCGGGCGATCGCGCAGATCGCCGAGTGGACGGGCATCGACGACCTCGCGAGCCGCATCGTCACGCGGCGCACCATCGGCCCCGCCGACTTCGCGAGCGACTTCGACTCCTGGCGCGGCACGGCGCTCGGGCCGGCGCACACCCTGCGGCAGAGCGCCATGTTGCGCGGCTCGACCAAGCACTCGGAGGTGCGCGGCCTGCTGCTCGCCGGCGCGACGACCGTGCCGGGCATCGGGGTGCCGATGTGCCTGCTGTCGGCAGAGCTGGTGGTCAAGCACGTCCGCGGCGATCGATCGACGGGCCCGCTGCAGCCGCTCGACCCCGCGGTGCCGTCGTGA
- a CDS encoding phytoene/squalene synthase family protein, with protein MTGLELYSATARRASGAVISAYSSSFGLASRLLPPGMRGDIETVYALVRVADEIVDGPGAEAGLDTAACGEVLDAFEREVMRAMRTGFSADLVVHAFAETARRVGIDEGQTAPFFAAMRRDLEPVTFQDERELRRYVYGSAEVVGLMCVRCFLGGRTLPDAQARTVARGARALGRAFQVVNFLRDLGADADTLGRAYLPGVDPVHPTDAAIGRVLDGLDGDLRIARATIELLPREARPAVIAAHDIFAALARRIRATPAAQLPHRRISVPKLEKAGIVSRAALGAGIARASASRPMPTAASR; from the coding sequence ATGACCGGGCTCGAGCTCTACTCCGCCACCGCCCGGCGCGCGAGCGGGGCCGTCATCAGCGCATACTCCAGCTCCTTCGGGCTCGCGAGCCGGCTGCTGCCGCCGGGCATGCGCGGCGACATCGAGACGGTCTACGCGCTGGTGCGGGTCGCCGACGAGATCGTCGATGGCCCGGGCGCCGAGGCGGGACTCGACACCGCGGCGTGCGGCGAGGTGCTTGACGCCTTCGAGCGCGAGGTCATGCGCGCCATGCGCACGGGCTTCAGCGCCGATCTGGTCGTGCACGCCTTCGCGGAGACGGCTCGCCGGGTCGGCATCGACGAGGGCCAGACGGCGCCGTTCTTCGCCGCCATGCGCCGCGATCTCGAGCCGGTCACGTTCCAGGACGAGCGCGAGCTGCGCAGGTATGTCTATGGGTCGGCCGAGGTCGTCGGGCTCATGTGCGTGCGGTGCTTCCTCGGCGGTCGCACGCTGCCGGACGCGCAGGCCCGCACGGTCGCTCGCGGCGCCCGCGCGCTCGGCCGCGCGTTCCAGGTCGTCAACTTCCTGCGCGACCTCGGTGCGGACGCCGACACGCTCGGCCGCGCCTACCTTCCTGGCGTGGATCCCGTCCATCCCACCGATGCCGCGATCGGTCGCGTGCTCGATGGCCTGGACGGCGATCTGCGCATCGCTCGGGCAACCATCGAGCTGCTGCCGCGCGAGGCGCGGCCCGCCGTGATCGCCGCGCACGACATCTTCGCGGCGCTCGCCCGACGGATCCGCGCGACGCCCGCCGCCCAGCTGCCGCATCGCCGTATCAGCGTGCCGAAGCTCGAGAAGGCGGGCATCGTCTCGCGTGCGGCGCTCGGCGCCGGCATCGCTCGAGCCTCCGCATCCCGCCCGATGCCGACGGCGGCCTCACGATGA
- the idi gene encoding isopentenyl-diphosphate Delta-isomerase, with protein sequence MSPAPIAAPELVILLDDDGQPIGTADKATVHSTTTPYHQAFSCHVLDADGRMLVTRRALGKVAWPGVWTNACCGHPAPDEPLEAAVRRRLEQELGAVADELELVLPDFSYRAVDPSGIVEHEQCPVFFARVTGSLQPHPDEVVEFEWVEPERLGVAIRATPWAFSPWLVLQAEQLPALAGAS encoded by the coding sequence ATGTCGCCCGCGCCCATCGCCGCACCCGAGCTCGTGATCCTGCTCGACGACGACGGCCAGCCGATCGGCACCGCCGACAAGGCCACGGTCCACAGCACCACGACGCCCTACCATCAGGCCTTCTCCTGCCATGTGCTCGATGCGGATGGGCGGATGCTCGTGACGCGTCGCGCGCTCGGCAAGGTCGCGTGGCCCGGGGTGTGGACGAACGCGTGCTGCGGGCATCCGGCGCCCGACGAGCCCTTGGAGGCCGCGGTGCGCCGCCGACTCGAGCAGGAGCTCGGCGCGGTCGCCGACGAGCTGGAGCTCGTGCTGCCCGACTTCAGCTACCGCGCGGTCGATCCGAGCGGGATCGTCGAGCACGAGCAGTGCCCGGTGTTCTTCGCCCGGGTGACCGGGTCGCTGCAGCCGCACCCGGATGAGGTCGTGGAGTTCGAGTGGGTGGAGCCTGAGCGGCTCGGCGTGGCCATCCGCGCGACGCCCTGGGCGTTCAGCCCGTGGCTGGTGCTGCAGGCCGAGCAGCTGCCGGCGCTCGCGGGGGCATCGTGA
- a CDS encoding tryptophan-rich sensory protein: MTTPSTAERIRPWVVLIALPVTLAAAALGSGAFGGQEVQASSSGALSADATPLAPASPAFSIWSVIYLGLAAYAIWQVLPKQRHDARQRSISWLATASLVLNATWILCAQAGLLPLTVVVIVLLLGVLAAIFALLRRSEPQSMVEEVLVDGTFGLYLGWVSVATVANIAAALTAAGWRPEPFEPLAIVVLAAVAVVGVAITLRGRGTIAPTLAILWGLSWIGIGRLYDQPASVTVAVTAAVVCVVIGAATVIARLRRVPTQDAPVTDEPRRPAPTS; the protein is encoded by the coding sequence ATGACCACCCCATCCACGGCCGAGCGCATCCGCCCGTGGGTCGTGCTCATCGCCCTGCCGGTGACGCTCGCGGCCGCGGCGCTCGGCTCCGGCGCCTTCGGCGGGCAGGAGGTGCAGGCCTCCTCCAGCGGCGCGCTCTCCGCCGACGCCACGCCGCTCGCTCCGGCCTCGCCCGCGTTCTCGATCTGGAGCGTGATCTACCTCGGTCTCGCCGCCTACGCGATCTGGCAGGTGCTGCCGAAGCAGCGCCACGATGCCAGGCAGCGCTCCATCAGCTGGCTGGCGACCGCGTCGCTGGTGCTGAACGCGACCTGGATCCTGTGCGCGCAGGCGGGCCTGCTGCCGCTCACGGTCGTCGTGATCGTGCTGCTGCTGGGTGTGCTTGCCGCCATCTTCGCGCTGCTGCGCCGCAGCGAGCCGCAGTCGATGGTGGAGGAGGTGCTGGTCGACGGCACGTTCGGTCTGTATCTCGGCTGGGTCTCGGTGGCGACGGTGGCGAACATCGCTGCGGCGCTCACGGCAGCAGGCTGGCGGCCCGAGCCCTTCGAGCCGCTGGCGATCGTGGTGCTCGCGGCGGTGGCGGTGGTCGGTGTCGCCATCACCCTGCGGGGTCGTGGCACCATCGCGCCGACGCTCGCCATCCTCTGGGGTCTGTCGTGGATCGGCATCGGCCGTCTCTACGATCAGCCCGCCTCCGTCACGGTCGCGGTCACCGCGGCCGTCGTGTGCGTCGTGATCGGTGCCGCCACGGTGATCGCGCGGCTGCGACGCGTCCCGACGCAGGACGCTCCGGTCACGGACGAGCCTCGTAGGCCAGCGCCCACGTCGTGA
- a CDS encoding EamA family transporter, producing the protein METRFASGVTSGAASGSLRWILFGALAPISWGSVYFVMLHWIPAGEPLTAAVLRALPAGLLLLALRRALPRGSWWWKALVLGALNCGLFFMLVYLAAKLLPTSVAAMLMSLSPVAMMLLAWGLVAERPTVRRLLGAGMGVIGVVLLMAASVGTIDGWGVAASVTAMAMYALGSVLAKRWSGEVDAVASSSWQLTAGGLLLPFALALEGVPSGLDPAAVLGYAYLSLIATALAFVCWFGALRHLTAGQVGLLGLLNPVTGVLLGVLLGGELLTAGQWIGIAVVLAGVTIGQTVARARGRQQRTPSLVAT; encoded by the coding sequence ATGGAAACAAGATTCGCGTCGGGAGTGACTTCGGGGGCTGCCTCGGGCTCGCTCCGATGGATCCTGTTCGGCGCGCTGGCGCCCATCTCGTGGGGGTCGGTCTACTTCGTCATGCTGCACTGGATCCCGGCGGGGGAGCCGCTCACCGCTGCGGTGCTGCGCGCGCTGCCCGCCGGGTTGCTGCTGCTCGCACTGCGGCGTGCGCTGCCGCGCGGCAGTTGGTGGTGGAAGGCGCTCGTGCTGGGCGCGCTCAACTGCGGCCTCTTCTTCATGCTCGTCTACCTCGCGGCGAAGCTGCTGCCGACGTCGGTCGCGGCGATGCTCATGAGCCTGTCTCCCGTCGCGATGATGCTCCTAGCCTGGGGGCTCGTGGCCGAGCGGCCGACCGTCCGGCGTCTGCTCGGCGCGGGGATGGGTGTCATCGGCGTCGTGCTGCTGATGGCAGCATCCGTCGGCACCATCGACGGCTGGGGCGTTGCCGCTTCCGTGACGGCGATGGCGATGTATGCGCTGGGCTCGGTGCTCGCCAAGCGATGGAGCGGCGAGGTCGACGCCGTGGCCTCCTCGTCGTGGCAGCTGACCGCCGGCGGCCTGCTGCTGCCCTTCGCGCTCGCGCTCGAAGGTGTGCCGTCGGGGCTCGATCCCGCTGCGGTGCTCGGCTACGCGTATCTCTCGCTCATCGCGACGGCCTTGGCGTTCGTGTGCTGGTTCGGCGCGCTGCGGCATCTGACCGCTGGGCAGGTCGGCCTGCTCGGCCTGCTGAACCCGGTCACGGGCGTGCTGCTCGGGGTGCTGCTCGGAGGCGAGCTGCTCACAGCCGGGCAGTGGATCGGCATCGCCGTGGTGCTCGCGGGCGTCACGATCGGGCAGACGGTGGCGCGGGCGCGCGGGCGGCAGCAGCGCACGCCAAGCCTCGTCGCGACGTAG
- a CDS encoding lycopene cyclase domain-containing protein, with amino-acid sequence MLAYLGALLLAALGTGAIDARWRLAMFRDTGRALAAVGATALLLLLIDLAGIATGNFRLGASPWMTGIEVLPHLPIEELVFIVFLAYVSLVAFAGAERLLAARQERRA; translated from the coding sequence ATGCTCGCCTACCTCGGCGCCCTGCTGCTCGCGGCGCTCGGCACCGGCGCGATCGACGCGCGTTGGCGGCTGGCGATGTTCCGCGACACCGGCCGGGCGCTTGCGGCGGTCGGGGCCACGGCCCTGCTGCTGCTGCTGATCGACCTCGCGGGCATCGCCACCGGCAACTTCCGGCTCGGCGCCTCCCCGTGGATGACCGGCATCGAGGTGCTGCCGCACCTGCCCATCGAGGAGCTCGTCTTCATCGTCTTCCTCGCCTACGTCTCGCTCGTGGCCTTCGCCGGAGCCGAGCGCCTGCTGGCGGCCAGGCAGGAGCGCCGCGCATGA